The Paenibacillus sp. RUD330 genome has a segment encoding these proteins:
- a CDS encoding TetR/AcrR family transcriptional regulator, whose amino-acid sequence MNEPSSRTSSFQLILDTAEQIIQEKGCRQTTMQDIIDRSGLSKGAIYHYVSGKDELFGLILKAKMDQMNDSFKQSVSEAPKGEATPPIRMIAEAIRRNTDRNAVTNKIFTYLLSQIDNPKIEAMMNELHRFNLELSRRWIETGQQAGAIPGGIDAAKMAGLFIVFSYGMRTLGTLEQEEGLASADIFSLISKALR is encoded by the coding sequence ATGAACGAACCATCAAGCCGAACCTCCAGCTTCCAGCTCATTTTGGATACGGCGGAGCAGATCATTCAGGAGAAGGGCTGCCGCCAGACGACGATGCAGGACATCATCGACCGCTCCGGGCTGTCGAAGGGCGCGATCTATCATTACGTATCGGGCAAGGACGAGCTGTTCGGCCTGATTCTGAAAGCCAAGATGGACCAGATGAATGACAGCTTCAAGCAATCCGTATCGGAAGCGCCCAAAGGAGAGGCGACTCCTCCCATCCGCATGATCGCGGAGGCGATCCGGCGCAATACGGACCGGAATGCCGTCACCAACAAAATCTTCACGTATTTGCTCAGCCAAATCGACAATCCGAAAATCGAAGCCATGATGAACGAGCTTCACCGGTTCAATCTGGAGCTCAGCCGCCGCTGGATCGAGACCGGCCAGCAGGCAGGGGCGATTCCGGGGGGGATCGACGCCGCGAAGATGGCCGGGCTGTTCATCGTATTCAGCTATGGCATGCGGACGCTGGGGACGCTGGAACAGGAGGAGGGCTTGGCGTCGGCAGATATTTTTTCCCTGATTTCAAAGGCGCTCCGTTGA
- a CDS encoding DUF2306 domain-containing protein produces the protein MTLKTRAGLWSLTAAALLLVFGYVLVQYGIAGARQAGFVNYKLQSEGFSYTPWIYMLYVHIVTASAAMLGGLYALLRPAAGQAGRTGSPSSRTVRLHRLAGRIYAVSVALSSLASLYLAFKASGGWIAGAGFLLMDALWLATTIRGVRQAMLGRIAEHRRWMIRSYALTFSGVSLRVLLAPLTLLLGSFNPAYQAASWLCWLANLAAAEWIIRRSRERGSGLTGPTVGIQ, from the coding sequence ATGACCTTGAAGACGAGAGCGGGGCTCTGGTCGCTCACTGCCGCCGCGCTGCTGCTCGTATTCGGCTATGTGCTGGTGCAGTACGGCATTGCGGGAGCGAGGCAGGCGGGGTTCGTCAATTACAAGCTGCAGTCGGAGGGGTTCAGCTACACGCCGTGGATCTACATGCTGTATGTCCACATCGTCACGGCAAGCGCCGCCATGCTCGGCGGCTTGTACGCGCTGCTGCGCCCTGCGGCCGGGCAGGCAGGACGGACCGGCTCGCCGTCCTCGAGAACGGTGCGGCTGCACCGGCTCGCCGGTCGGATTTATGCGGTTTCCGTAGCGCTCAGCAGCCTGGCAAGCCTGTATCTGGCCTTCAAAGCCAGCGGTGGCTGGATCGCCGGCGCCGGCTTCCTCCTTATGGACGCATTATGGCTGGCGACGACGATTCGTGGCGTCAGGCAGGCGATGCTTGGCCGTATCGCCGAGCATCGCCGCTGGATGATCCGCAGTTATGCCCTCACTTTTTCCGGCGTATCCCTGCGCGTGCTGCTGGCGCCTTTAACGCTGCTGCTCGGCTCTTTCAATCCGGCTTATCAGGCTGCAAGCTGGCTGTGCTGGCTCGCCAATCTGGCCGCCGCCGAATGGATCATCCGCAGATCGCGGGAGCGCGGATCCGGCTTGACCGGACCGACGGTTGGGATACAATGA
- the rpoN gene encoding RNA polymerase factor sigma-54 has product MMTGLELRQEQRLRLAVTPEIRQSIHMLTLPACELDSYVRELAAENPVLEYEGTRAGGALRSGGASTFLADPLSRAAEAQPTLEAELAGQLRLLSLPRRIHRAAAYMAGNLNDDGYLQLDLGEIASELGLDPAEAEEALRRLQSLHPAGVGARSLQECLLLQIARDARSPAKAAEAVERHLDQLAGQKWEAVSSSLGLSRSKVVEIRDYIRRLSPRPCSGIGSGKPQTIIPDARIERTPSGFGIELNASWEPRLSVNAGYGRLLGDRLGEAGAYLEECYRSANWIMQSLAKRKRTIRRVLQAIMDEQPGFLEKGASALRPMTLADIAAVVQVHESTVSRAVSGKYVLTPHGVFSLRSLFSASLSPGGGDGTAAAAAKQRLQAMIGAESKAHPWSDQQLAALLEGEGISLSRRTVAKYREELRIPASSVRKRR; this is encoded by the coding sequence ATGATGACAGGACTGGAACTGCGCCAGGAGCAGAGGCTCAGGCTGGCCGTAACGCCGGAGATCAGGCAATCGATCCATATGCTGACGCTTCCCGCATGCGAGCTGGACAGCTATGTGCGGGAACTGGCTGCGGAGAATCCGGTTCTGGAGTACGAGGGCACCCGCGCCGGAGGCGCCTTGCGCAGCGGCGGGGCATCCACCTTCCTCGCGGATCCGCTCTCCCGCGCTGCGGAGGCCCAGCCGACGCTGGAGGCCGAGCTGGCCGGCCAGCTGCGCCTGCTGTCCCTGCCCCGGCGCATCCATCGGGCAGCCGCTTACATGGCGGGCAACCTGAACGACGACGGGTATCTGCAGCTGGATCTGGGCGAGATCGCCTCCGAGCTCGGACTGGATCCGGCGGAGGCGGAGGAAGCGCTCCGGCGGCTGCAATCGCTGCATCCCGCCGGGGTCGGGGCGAGGAGCCTGCAGGAATGCCTCCTGCTGCAGATCGCGCGCGACGCCCGGAGCCCGGCGAAGGCCGCAGAGGCGGTGGAGCGGCATCTGGATCAGCTGGCCGGCCAGAAGTGGGAGGCCGTCTCGTCATCCCTGGGCCTCAGCCGATCCAAGGTGGTCGAGATCCGCGATTATATCCGCCGCTTGAGTCCTCGCCCCTGCTCCGGGATAGGTTCCGGCAAGCCGCAGACGATCATTCCGGATGCCCGGATCGAGCGCACGCCCTCCGGCTTCGGCATCGAGCTCAATGCCTCTTGGGAGCCGCGGCTGTCGGTGAATGCCGGTTACGGAAGGCTGCTCGGAGACAGGCTGGGGGAAGCGGGCGCCTATCTGGAGGAGTGTTACCGGTCGGCCAATTGGATCATGCAGAGCCTGGCGAAGCGCAAGCGGACGATACGCCGAGTCCTTCAAGCGATCATGGACGAGCAGCCTGGCTTTCTGGAGAAGGGCGCTTCAGCTCTTCGGCCGATGACGCTTGCGGATATCGCGGCCGTCGTGCAGGTGCATGAGTCGACGGTCAGCCGGGCGGTCAGCGGCAAATACGTGCTGACGCCGCACGGAGTGTTCAGCCTCCGCTCGTTGTTCTCCGCCAGCCTGTCTCCGGGCGGCGGCGACGGGACTGCGGCTGCGGCCGCGAAGCAGCGACTCCAGGCTATGATCGGCGCGGAGAGCAAGGCGCATCCCTGGTCGGACCAGCAGCTCGCGGCTCTGCTGGAGGGAGAAGGGATCTCCTTGTCCCGCCGGACCGTAGCCAAATACCGGGAAGAGCTCCGAATTCCGGCTTCTTCGGTCCGGAAGCGCCGATAA
- a CDS encoding VC0807 family protein, which produces MAGSRVKALRRIPAGAAATIAMNTVLPFAAYRLLSEGGMAGLQALLTATCIPLLEQLWHLTRRRTPDAFGLLMAGLFMLGAGAALAGGGERAVLLRESLVTGAAGTAFLLSLGGRRPLVYRLAARFVPAADAAAMEQRWELAEYRRASRVSTVFWGALLLSESLLRIGLVFILSVETFLAVSGLILYGGLGLGALWSLAYRRRTLRRIGAESAGLKASEA; this is translated from the coding sequence ATGGCAGGTTCGAGAGTCAAGGCGCTGCGCCGGATTCCTGCAGGAGCGGCGGCGACGATAGCAATGAACACGGTTTTGCCCTTTGCGGCCTATCGCCTCCTGAGCGAGGGGGGCATGGCCGGACTGCAGGCGCTGCTGACCGCGACGTGCATCCCGCTGCTGGAGCAGCTGTGGCATTTGACGCGGCGCCGGACGCCGGACGCATTCGGCCTGCTTATGGCCGGACTCTTCATGCTTGGAGCGGGGGCCGCTCTGGCCGGAGGGGGAGAGCGGGCCGTGCTGCTCCGCGAGTCGCTGGTCACGGGAGCCGCCGGAACCGCTTTCCTGCTGTCCCTGGGAGGACGGCGTCCGCTCGTTTACCGGCTGGCGGCGAGGTTCGTGCCGGCGGCGGATGCCGCAGCGATGGAGCAGAGATGGGAGCTCGCGGAATACCGGCGGGCCTCGCGGGTGTCGACCGTGTTCTGGGGAGCGCTGCTGCTGTCGGAAAGCCTGCTGAGGATAGGGCTGGTTTTCATTTTGAGCGTCGAGACTTTTTTGGCCGTATCCGGCCTGATCCTCTATGGCGGGCTTGGACTTGGAGCGTTGTGGAGCTTGGCATACCGCAGGCGTACGCTGAGACGAATCGGCGCGGAGAGTGCCGGCCTGAAGGCTTCGGAAGCATGA
- a CDS encoding DedA family protein, protein MEAWITEVMDKFGYVGVALLIALENLFPPIPSEVILTFGGFMTTQTSLTVTGVVIAATIGSVSGALILYGIGAWLHAERLERIVERYGRWLRLKPEDVRKADRWFDRYGPWAVLLCRLVPLVRSLISIPAGMSGMNLPLFLLYTTIGSLIWNIVLVSVGASVGASWESVVGFMDVFSNVVYGLLAAGAAAAVYLFYRSRSKSRR, encoded by the coding sequence TTGGAAGCCTGGATTACGGAGGTCATGGACAAGTTCGGCTACGTCGGCGTCGCGCTGCTGATCGCCCTCGAGAACCTGTTCCCTCCGATTCCCTCCGAGGTCATTCTTACGTTCGGAGGATTCATGACGACACAGACCAGCCTCACCGTGACCGGAGTGGTCATCGCCGCCACGATCGGCTCCGTCTCCGGAGCGCTGATCCTATACGGAATCGGCGCCTGGCTCCATGCCGAGCGGCTGGAGCGGATCGTCGAACGGTACGGCCGCTGGCTGCGCCTCAAGCCGGAGGATGTGCGCAAGGCCGACCGCTGGTTCGACCGCTACGGCCCTTGGGCCGTGCTGCTCTGCCGGCTCGTCCCGCTCGTGCGGAGCCTGATCTCGATTCCGGCCGGCATGTCGGGCATGAATCTGCCCCTGTTCCTGCTGTATACGACGATCGGCTCTCTCATCTGGAATATCGTGCTTGTAAGCGTCGGCGCATCGGTCGGAGCTTCCTGGGAATCGGTCGTCGGGTTCATGGACGTCTTCTCCAACGTCGTTTATGGACTGCTCGCCGCCGGCGCCGCAGCAGCCGTCTATTTGTTCTACCGCAGCCGGAGCAAGAGCCGCCGCTGA
- the pruA gene encoding L-glutamate gamma-semialdehyde dehydrogenase: MREEFVNEPFSNFKDEKTAKAYDEALKKVEAQLGRTYPVVIGGEKIETGSLLDSINPADTKQVVGRVHQADRELAERAIQKASGTFKTWRTMAPESRARCLFKAAAIMRRRKHEFSAWLTFESGKNRAEADADTAEAIDFMEFYAREMLRLHAPQPLTRLADEDNELYYMPLGVGIVIPPWNFPLAIMAGMTTAALVSGNTVVLKPASPTAVIAAKFVELLEEAGVPAGVVNFLPGPGGEIGDYLVEHPLTRFISFTGSRDVGLRINERAAKTAPGQKWIKRVIAEMGGKDSIVVDSDSDLDLAVEAITASAFGFSGQKCSACSRAIIHEDVYDTVLEKVTALTKQLRIGNPAEAASNIGPVVDANAYRKIQEYIEIGKQEGRLVTGGGTGDPSGYFIEPTIFADVDSQARIAQEEIFGPVVAFIKASSFDEALEFANNTDYGLTGAVISRSRENLEKARREFFAGNLYFNRKCTGALVGVHPFGGFNMSGTDSKAGGRDYLLLFTQAKLVSEKM; this comes from the coding sequence ATGAGAGAGGAATTTGTGAACGAGCCGTTTTCCAACTTCAAGGACGAAAAGACCGCCAAAGCCTACGACGAAGCTTTGAAAAAGGTGGAAGCCCAGCTCGGCCGAACCTATCCGGTCGTCATCGGCGGCGAGAAGATCGAGACCGGCAGCCTGCTCGACTCCATCAATCCGGCGGATACGAAGCAGGTTGTCGGCCGCGTCCACCAGGCGGACCGCGAGCTTGCGGAGCGCGCCATCCAGAAGGCATCCGGCACGTTCAAGACGTGGAGGACGATGGCTCCGGAGTCCCGCGCCCGCTGCCTGTTCAAGGCTGCTGCGATCATGCGCCGCCGCAAGCATGAGTTCTCTGCGTGGCTGACGTTCGAATCCGGCAAAAACCGTGCGGAAGCGGATGCGGACACGGCCGAAGCGATCGACTTCATGGAATTCTACGCCCGTGAAATGCTTCGTCTGCACGCGCCTCAGCCGCTGACCCGCCTCGCGGATGAGGACAACGAGCTCTATTACATGCCGCTCGGCGTCGGCATCGTCATCCCGCCGTGGAACTTCCCGCTGGCCATCATGGCCGGCATGACGACGGCCGCGCTCGTATCCGGCAATACCGTCGTCCTTAAGCCTGCCAGCCCGACGGCGGTCATCGCAGCGAAGTTTGTGGAGCTGCTCGAAGAAGCGGGCGTTCCCGCGGGCGTCGTCAACTTTCTGCCCGGACCCGGAGGGGAAATCGGGGACTACCTCGTCGAGCATCCCCTGACCCGCTTCATCAGCTTCACCGGCTCCCGTGACGTGGGCCTGCGCATCAACGAGCGCGCGGCCAAGACGGCTCCCGGCCAGAAGTGGATCAAGCGCGTCATCGCCGAGATGGGCGGCAAGGATTCAATTGTCGTCGACTCCGACAGCGATCTCGACCTGGCGGTGGAAGCCATCACGGCATCGGCGTTCGGCTTCTCGGGACAGAAATGCTCCGCCTGCTCGCGCGCGATCATCCACGAGGACGTCTACGACACGGTGCTGGAGAAAGTAACGGCGCTGACGAAGCAGCTCCGGATCGGCAACCCGGCCGAGGCCGCTTCCAATATCGGTCCGGTAGTGGACGCGAACGCCTACCGCAAAATCCAGGAGTACATCGAGATCGGCAAGCAGGAAGGCCGGCTCGTGACGGGCGGCGGCACCGGCGATCCGTCCGGCTATTTCATCGAGCCGACGATTTTCGCCGATGTGGACTCTCAAGCCCGCATCGCGCAAGAAGAAATCTTCGGGCCGGTTGTCGCGTTCATCAAGGCGTCCTCCTTCGACGAGGCGCTCGAGTTCGCCAACAATACGGATTACGGCCTTACTGGAGCGGTCATATCGCGCAGCCGGGAGAACCTGGAGAAGGCCCGCCGCGAGTTTTTCGCCGGCAACCTGTATTTCAACCGCAAATGCACCGGCGCCCTCGTCGGGGTCCATCCGTTCGGCGGCTTCAACATGTCGGGCACCGATTCCAAGGCGGGCGGACGCGATTACCTGCTTCTGTTCACGCAGGCGAAGCTCGTATCGGAGAAAATGTAG